GCTCTTCTCCAGAAGAGGCCAATCGACTTTGTGCGGGCTCTATTGCGGCGTACGAGAACACAAATCTACGGGTAGTGGGCAAGTACCATATGATATACGGCACAAAGATTTAGTTTAGCTCATTTCGTCTATTTACATTCATTGTATAACGCCATCTTGGATGGGTCTCGAATTGACGTTGCCTTCGATTTTATCAATAGAAATAAACACAGTAGAGATTACAAAGATGAGTAATATTTGCATTGCTCGGCAAGAGAACTATCGGAGTGCATTCCGATCAACCGAGGCTCTCGGTTCCCAGAGTAAAATTAATCACGATTCGTGCTATCCTACCAATTATATTGTCGAAGGAAGGTGGATCCGGCGAAATCGGACTGAACCTGCCGATCGCAGACATCACCCTATATCCAGGGGTACATGCGTGACAAGGGATTCCTCCCGATCAGGAGGACCGAGATAATGGCTCGCCAGTATTTAGAGTGAATGCGATCTTCGTTGCAACTAACAGACCTGTGATTGATGCGGCTTGAACGGGGTCGTGTTTGCGATGTGTTCTCTCGCCCTTTGTTCGAACAAATATAGCAGTTGCAATATTTCCCCACACCCAGCGAGTTATTTCAAGCTCCACTAACCACAATTTTACTGATACTCAAGATGCAGCGTATACTTGACTAATGTATGGTCTTCATCTCTGTGCGCGTAGATATCAGATGTATGATTCTTCAATTCGATGAAAACCTTACGTTAGCCGTGATTACCGTGGGACCCCTAGGTCATCATACGTGTTCTTTATATGATCACTTTGTCAATGTACTGGATCATGGCCTCTCCAATTTCCATCTGCTACACGAGTTCCCGGATGGCGACGCCTTACTACGATGAGGAGACAGAGGGCAATGTCTACCATGTTCGCCTGATTTCGACGATGACCAATATGATTACGACGACTGGGATATGCAGACAATATCTAGTTCGAGCACGGCGCGGACGACGAGTACTATTACCTCGGACCAGCTCAGTGGTGAGTAGTATAATTAGCGCCATCTCGTCATCCCAACAACTTGGGTATATGTAGACTTTTTTCGTGAATCGCGTGGGCGCTTGTATCCACTGGACGAGAATCTTCCCATGACTTATCCCGTTGATGATGTGGAAGTTCTCAGGCACAAGATGCAGCACCAAtgcttaaaggctcttgtgCATGGTAATTATACTGGTCCGGTGCGAGAGGTCTAAGACCACGAGAGGACGGATCAAGACCACGGATATTGGACATAAGAACATGCGATGGCAGCTGGTAAGTATTGGAATGAGGACTTGGCATGACAATTGATTACATTAACATCTATGTATATTTAGGGCTCAGAAATGGCAGAAGAATTCCCCCATTGCGATGTAGTTAGCGTGGACATTGCACCAATAGTTACGCATACACCGAGGGCAAACCTCACATTCGAGGTGTATGATTTGTATGCTGGCGTCGCGGAGCCCGAC
This genomic interval from Rhizoctonia solani chromosome 11, complete sequence contains the following:
- a CDS encoding methyltransferase domain protein, producing the protein MATPYYDEETEGNVYHTISSSSTARTTSTITSDQLSDFFRESRGRLYPLDENLPMTYPVDDVEVLRHKMQHQCLKALVHGRIKTTDIGHKNMRWQLGSEMAEEFPHCDVVSVDIAPIVTHTPRANLTFEVYDLYAGVAEPDESFDYISCRHVQTHVKEYDRLVFDLYRVLRPGLVSICEVENYLYETDQPPYNNLAYRAHPELCKGLDLVRVAMEKQGVDLSAIYQIPDWLRPNSEFWTQMGVKYQ